A region of Vanessa tameamea isolate UH-Manoa-2023 chromosome 21, ilVanTame1 primary haplotype, whole genome shotgun sequence DNA encodes the following proteins:
- the LOC113394123 gene encoding protein I'm not dead yet has product MSTTAENGVVDDTQGTTYYFSKGRSSATLWQRISLFFSIYWKAIIVVLTPLLLLPVPIANSGSESAKAYKCMYVVLIMAIYWVLELLPLPVTSMLPIVLFPTMGILDSDKTCAAYMKETNMMFMGGLMIAAGVQHSKLPKRVALWTVQVVGCSHRRLNLGLTFVTMFISMWVSNAAATTMMVPIVEAILEVFEQQGLGDVYVNKKKTLPENGKEIKAVQDKSTEEEAPIPSDITICYYLSIAYASTLGGCGTLVGTATNSAFKGIFDSEFPEVSGSVDFFWFMAYSTPPMLLMQALVWVSLQVTYMGLFRPNSEAAKRVNRASSGSFNTMKIIKEQYKGLGPVTFHEKASGSLFLFAVFLYIFRKPGFMPGWADVITTMKVKDGVVSMFIVVLMFIIPMSVDFMKFFSSTASYEELSMSKPSTGIVTWNILKEKIPWGLLFLLGGGFALAEGSKATGLSSMIGSSLNGLHGLPPSLVLLVVVLVTQFITEFTSNVAIANLILPVLANMARTLDMDPRYLMVPATLACSMAFHMPVGTPPNAIVAGVAHIPTSKMAIGGIGPKIISTLIVWGAYPTWGSLIFKPEDILALDNPISSQKTTQNITLKCNVMASTLDPNNAFNCTLPASNIANKTLALQVSKSTFTCNYFPFSKS; this is encoded by the exons ATGTCCACTACCGCCGAAAATGGTGTCGTCGACGACACACA agGCACCACATATTATTTTTCGAAAGGACGTTCAAGCGCAACGCTATGGCAAAGGATCAGCTTATTCTTCTCCATTTACTGGAAAGCTATTATAGTGGTTCTTACTCCACTGCTTTTATTGCCTGTACCGATCGCAAATTCGGGTTCAGAATCAGCTAAA GCctacaaatgtatgtatgtagtctTGATAATGGCTATTTATTGGGTACTTGAGCTATTACCTTTACCCGTGACATCAATGCTGCCCATCGTTCTGTTCCCTACCATGGGTATCCTGGATTCTGACAAAACCTGTGCAGCGTATATGAAGGAGACCAATATGATGTTTATGGGTGGTCTTATGATAGCAGCTGGGGTTCAGCATTCGAAACTGCCGAAAAGGGTCGCTTTGTGGACTGTGCAAGTCGTTGGATGCTCACATAGACg CCTCAACTTGGGACTTACATTCGTCACGATGTTCATTTCTATGTGGGTGTCTAACGCTGCCGCCACTACCATGATGGTACCCATCGTCGAAGCCATTCTTGAAGTATTCGAACAG CAAGGACTTGGCGATGTGTATGTGAATAAAAAGAAGACACTTCCAGAAAACGGAAAGGAAATAAAAGCGGTTCAAGACAAAAGTACCGAGGAAGA AGCTCCGATACCTAGCGACATTACCATTTGCTACTACCTGAGTATAGCGTATGCATCAACTCTGGGAGGTTGCGGGACCCTCGTCGGAACTGCTACAAACTCCGCCTTCAAGGGGATCTTTGATtc AGAGTTCCCGGAAGTTTCCGGTTCTGTGGACTTCTTCTGGTTCATGGCGTACAGTACTCCGCCCATGCTGCTCATGCAGGCGTTGGTCTGGGTGTCTTTGCAGGTGACCTACATGGGACTGTTCCG GCCGAATAGTGAAGCTGCGAAGAGAGTGAACAGGGCGTCTTCTGGATCTTTCAACACCATGAAAATCATCAAGGAACAGTACAAGGGTTTGGGTCCTGTTACTTTCCACGAAAAG GCTTCGGGATCATTGTTCCTGTTCGCAGTGTTCTTGTACATCTTCAGGAAGCCAGGGTTCATGCCTGGATGGGCTGACGTTATCACTACCAT GAAAGTGAAGGATGGCGTGGTGTCGATGTTCATCGTCGTGCTGATGTTCATCATACCCATGTCGGTGGACTTCATGAAGTTCTTCTCTTCAACTGCGTCCT ACGAAGAGTTATCTATGTCGAAGCCTTCCACCGGAATTGTGACCTGGAACATCTTGAAGGAGAAGATACCATGGGGTCTGCTGTTCCTGCTGG GTGGTGGATTCGCACTCGCTGAAGGCAGCAAGGCTACAGGATTATCGTCAATGATCGGATCGTCACTGAACGGTTTGCATGGTCTGCCGCCGTCTCTGGTGCTGCTGGTCGTGGTGCTGGTCACGCAGTTCATCACTGAGTTTACCTCCAACGTAGCCATCGCTAATCTTATTCTACCGGTGCTGGCCAACATG GCGCGCACGCTGGACATGGACCCGCGCTACCTGATGGTGCCCGCCACGCTGGCGTGCTCCATGGCCTTCCACATGCCGGTGGGCACGCCGCCCAACGCCATCGTCGCCGGCGTCGCGCACATCCCCACCTCCAAGATG GCGATTGGCGGTATCGGCCCCAAGATAATTTCAACACTGATCGTATGGGGTGCTTATCCCACCTGGGGCTCTCTTATCTTCAAACCAGAAGACATCCTGGCTCTAGATAACCCCATCTCATCACAGAAGACCACACAAAACATCACCCTGAAATGTAATGTCATGGCGAGTACTTTAGATCCAAACAATGCTTTCAATTGTACGCTACCTGCGTCAAATATTGCTAATAAAACTTTAGCCTTACAGGTAAGTAAAAGTACGTTCACGTGTAACTATTTCCCATTCAGTAAGagctaa